tccaagagttccactggaaaggtgaggtgatttcggttgaaattgatataaacaacaccggaatcggaggcacggtttggaaatggcaagcaaaacaaatatggcaccggtctgcgataaacagcaagtagccatctaaatgcattaagataaatattctacagcactcaaacatggcaacaaaatacatggcagggatacactcataaagcttgacaaaagatgaacactgagctacggccaattcatccattaacaggttcaaacaagcatggaaaaagtgcaaatgataaacaggtttcagacttagagaaattaacacaagcctggaatttcagatcagatagcacactttggagcatgaaaactatatgctacaggaacttaacatggcaaagtaaagcatggcatggagctactcaaagagcttaccaaaagtcccttagtgaccttgagccaaaagggatcagaaaatacaattgcaagcatgtgaacatggcaaaaacacaatcaggttccagacttagagaaaaactggaacatgcaaaaactattaacgagtaggcatatttacgagcttgatgcactcgctacagagcaaggcatgacaatctaagcatacacccatcaagaatacatgttatataagctagacatggcaagaacaacaacatagcatgcacggataaaccacaacatcctcggcaaaatcgctaacaagtagacaatctgccaggattcacgaaatagcaaaagtagagctcgattgactcaagctagaatgctgcataattgcaaacaaagacatggatggatagagcaccacaagattaacaaaacatccttactgatcatcctcaaaagagacacggatcactaggaaacaacatgaacatatggcatattgataaaaacagatcaaggacttggagaaatcctaagtccctgaaatcaacattaacgaatgcactactttgcaagcttgtgctagtcaccacacatatcacaaaaatacatggatagcacctctggaaagatggcaaagtttataacaaaactcatgtagaactcaggagcatatcatgcacacattaatcatagcaaaaatgacaaatagctatttggtgaagcagatctgataattatctcaaatagctctcttccaatagcatttcgagcatcaaaatgagctcaaatgaaaatgatgcaatgagatgaaatgatgtactctctaagacgaacattttgatatgctacacgcccgaaacggagctacggatgcggagttacggcatgatgaaaaaCACAgtataattagggtttcgggagaaagtcaaccgagagcaatatcccagatctggatctggccggGCGCGGAAATCGAGGTTCGCCGGAGTACTGAAGCTTGCCGGCGCGGGACTTGCCGGAGATGGAAGGCGTCGGCCGGGGCGGTTCGACACCGTGGAGGAGGCGGTGCCGGGCGGCGGAAGCGGCGCGGTGGGGCGGCGCAGGAGCGAggaggcggcgtcgggcggcgatggcaaggggcggcgcggcgaggcgctcgggaggaggaggcgaggcccAGGCGCGGGACGGagagggccggccttgggcccggcgggccggcggcgggaggaggccggccgggacACATGGCACCTCCCGGTTGGctacgggcggcggcggacgttgtccggcgcgggccggacacgtccggtgcgcggaggagctgattttttttagggttaggggtggaGAGATCCGAAAATTTCAGGAgtgggtctatatataggcataggaggagttaggagagttcaaatgaagtgcgattttcggccacgcggtcgtgatcgaacgctctagatgatggagagagttttggtgggttttgggccaaattggagtggtgttgggttgcaacacacacgaggccttctcggtccctcggttaaccgttggagtatcaaacgatgtccaaatggtacgaaacttgacaggcggtctaccggtagtaaaccaaggccgcttggcaagtcttggtccaatccggtaatgtttaatccccacacacgaaagaaggtagaaatgaccaccggaggagataggagcgccggaatgcaaaacggacaacggggaaaatgctcgaatgcatgagacaaacacgtatgccaatgcaatgcacatgatgacatgataagagatgcatgacaacgacaacaacacacggagacaaaaacccgaacccgagaaaataaaataacttagcgccggaaacggcaagagttggagtacatattaggtaaattacatccggggtgttacaacgggCCTTGACCCATTAAGTTATTGACTCACCACATAACATAAAAAACATGTATATCTATACCAATATGAAGAGACCCAAAGATGTAAATTCAATTAATTTTGGTCATCAaaccatgtcaatccaacgacctagattgcTGCAATGGTGAGCTTCCAACATGTTGAGTATGCAATTGATAGCATATCAAATATCAATATCTATATTAATCTCATAATTAACACCTAATTGATATCCTACCTAATATCAATGTACAGTTAATTTTTAATATCAACATACATTGCACGTGCTCATTTACTagtaacagaaaaataaaagatagcACGAATCTTCAAGCAACAATCAATGACCACAAAAATCGACTGACTCAAATTCAATTTTCAGGTAACTTACTTCTCGAGGttcaattttgaccataaatttaaccaacgaggcCGACTGtgacgggagcaaaaattatataattaaaaacttctttgaatacgaattcattggtataactTTTGCTCCTGCTGCAGtcagtctcgttggttaaatttatggtcaaagttgaagcacggaaacCAAGGACACATTATATTTTGAAACGAAGGGAATAACAAAATGAATAGTGCATGACGAAGGTTCATAAAAAAAACATAAGCATCACACACCAAAGCGTTCGCCTTTCTTTAATCTTTCTTGAGATCATTGGTTTGGCATTACACCTTCATTGGATCATCGTTTTGACGTTGGAGTCCATCCAGATCTCAGCAGGTCAGCAGCGGCTGTGCTCATCGAGCGCGGGATGGCGTCCGAACTAGCCAGGCTTGCACTGGTctcggccgccgtggccgcggccatGACCTACGCGCGCCTCGCCGCCTCGCGCTTGGGCCCCGGCCTCCCCCGCCTCGCGGCGCTCCTcccggtgctcctcctcctccccgtgctcCCCTTCACCTTCTCCTCCATCCACCTCCGCACCATCTCCGCCTTCTTCCTCGTCTGGCTCTGCGGCTTCAAgctgctcctcctcgccgccggccacggCCCGCTCCACCCGGCCCTCCCAGCCGTGCGCTTCGCCGCCTGCGCCGCGCTCCCCATCAATGTCCGGAACGGAGCGCTGACCTCGCCGCGGTCCCTCTCTGCCGGGTTCCTGCTCTCCTACGCGGCCAAGGCGGCCCTCTTCGCCGCGCTCGTCTCGCTCCGTGGCCTCCGGGCGAGGATGCCGGCGTACGCCGTGGTCGCGTTCGACGGCGCGCACGTGTACCTGATGCTGGAGCTCTTCCTGGCGTCCGCCGCGGCGTTCGCCCGGACGCTCCTCGGCACGGAGCTGGAGCCGCAGTTCGACCGGCCGTACCTGGCCTCGTCGCTCCGCGACTTCTGGGGCCGCCGGTGGAACCTCATGGTCCCCGGGGCGCTCCGGCCGAGCGTGTACCGCCCCGTGCGCGCCCGCCTCGGCTACTCCGCCGGCGTGCTCGCCACGTTCCTCG
The window above is part of the Triticum aestivum cultivar Chinese Spring chromosome 2A, IWGSC CS RefSeq v2.1, whole genome shotgun sequence genome. Proteins encoded here:
- the LOC123188380 gene encoding probable long-chain-alcohol O-fatty-acyltransferase 5, whose product is MASELARLALVSAAVAAAMTYARLAASRLGPGLPRLAALLPVLLLLPVLPFTFSSIHLRTISAFFLVWLCGFKLLLLAAGHGPLHPALPAVRFAACAALPINVRNGALTSPRSLSAGFLLSYAAKAALFAALVSLRGLRARMPAYAVVAFDGAHVYLMLELFLASAAAFARTLLGTELEPQFDRPYLASSLRDFWGRRWNLMVPGALRPSVYRPVRARLGYSAGVLATFLVSGLMHEVMFYYITLEAGTGEVTAFFVLHGACVVAERRWVRRGGTWRPPRAAATAATLAFVTGTASWLFFAPVIRSGLDKAIVAECEGMLALLEAAVRRLAARLVWT